The Hyphomonas sediminis genome contains a region encoding:
- a CDS encoding TetR family transcriptional regulator, whose translation MTDLADAVTERSGRELLLEAAGELMSEIGSIDVSLHQIAKRAGVTAPLVKYHFGSRDGLLLALAQRDTEHSLQQLQELVAMDIDPANKLRIHIHGIIRSYARHPYLNRLLDSLLHNQESEGSEIIRSSFMRPLIETQRKIIQDGIREGQFREVDDKHVYFMIIGACQYIFAARAAVHELVGETKVGRELARDYAAFAADSIMRSVLK comes from the coding sequence ATGACAGATTTGGCGGATGCCGTAACGGAACGTTCGGGACGGGAGTTATTGCTGGAAGCTGCGGGCGAACTCATGTCCGAGATTGGCTCGATTGATGTGTCCCTGCACCAGATTGCAAAGCGCGCTGGCGTGACTGCACCTCTGGTAAAGTACCATTTTGGATCCCGGGACGGCCTGCTTCTGGCGCTGGCCCAGCGCGATACAGAACATTCGCTCCAGCAATTGCAGGAATTGGTGGCGATGGACATCGATCCCGCCAACAAATTGCGCATCCACATTCACGGGATCATCCGTTCCTATGCGCGCCACCCTTATCTCAACCGGTTGCTGGATAGCCTGTTGCACAATCAGGAGTCTGAAGGCTCCGAAATCATTCGCAGCAGTTTCATGCGCCCGCTGATCGAGACGCAGCGGAAGATCATTCAGGATGGCATCCGCGAGGGCCAGTTCCGGGAAGTTGACGACAAGCATGTGTATTTCATGATCATCGGTGCGTGCCAGTATATCTTTGCTGCGCGCGCCGCCGTGCACGAACTTGTGGGCGAGACGAAAGTGGGCCGCGAGCTGGCGCGGGACTATGCGGCCTTTGCCGCCGACTCGATCATGCGAAGCGTATTAAAATAA